Proteins from one Tolypothrix sp. NIES-4075 genomic window:
- a CDS encoding mechanosensitive ion channel family protein, with translation MNAEISAAWDKVQSMINGFIALLPNLLLGLIVFILFLFIASRIKVVVKRLTRNRRSARNLGLVLGRLAQGITILIGLFIALSIVIPSFKAGDLVQLLGISGVAIGFAFRDILQNFLAGILILLTEPFQIDDQIVFKGFEGTVENIQTRATTIRTYDGRRIVIPNSELFTNSVTVNTAFDNRRLEYDVGIGYGDDIDQAKQLMLDAMHSVDEVLKDPAPDVLAMELAGSTVNIRVRWWVHPPRRADNLISRDKVITAIKKKLVANGIDLPFPTQQILFHDQTEETDGDRSRQREGWPSGKGEVPKPRSISSSLRLLAQKQDHGNSKIDSAKVNNET, from the coding sequence ATGAATGCAGAAATATCCGCAGCTTGGGATAAAGTTCAAAGCATGATTAACGGGTTTATAGCTTTGCTACCTAACCTTCTGTTAGGGTTAATTGTCTTTATACTCTTTTTGTTTATTGCTAGCAGAATTAAGGTAGTGGTTAAGCGGTTAACTCGTAACCGTCGTTCCGCTCGTAATCTTGGATTAGTGCTGGGAAGGTTAGCTCAGGGCATAACAATTTTGATTGGGTTGTTTATCGCCCTTTCCATTGTAATTCCCTCATTTAAAGCTGGCGATTTAGTACAACTTTTGGGAATTAGTGGGGTAGCAATTGGTTTTGCTTTTCGTGATATTCTGCAAAACTTTTTAGCTGGGATTTTAATTCTACTAACTGAACCTTTTCAAATTGACGACCAAATTGTGTTTAAAGGCTTTGAGGGAACAGTTGAAAATATCCAAACAAGAGCAACAACAATCAGAACTTATGACGGCCGGCGGATTGTGATTCCTAACTCGGAATTATTTACCAATTCGGTAACTGTTAATACTGCCTTTGACAACCGCCGATTAGAATACGATGTCGGTATTGGCTACGGCGACGACATTGACCAAGCCAAGCAGTTGATGTTAGACGCAATGCATAGCGTAGACGAGGTTTTAAAAGATCCCGCACCTGATGTACTAGCAATGGAACTAGCCGGAAGCACTGTTAACATCCGGGTGCGTTGGTGGGTTCATCCACCACGACGGGCAGATAATCTGATTTCGCGGGATAAAGTGATTACTGCTATTAAGAAAAAACTCGTTGCAAATGGTATTGATTTGCCTTTTCCCACACAACAAATTTTATTCCACGACCAGACAGAAGAGACAGATGGCGATCGCTCCCGTCAGCGTGAAGGTTGGCCATCGGGTAAAGGTGAAGTACCAAAACCCCGCAGCATTAGCAGTTCACTTAGGTTACTCGCTCAAAAGCAAGATCATGGCAATAGTAAAATAGATTCTGCAAAGGTGAATAATGAAACATGA
- a CDS encoding DUF2254 domain-containing protein: MKNVKLGKVWDTLHSSYWFIPSIMAILTTALAFIMLMLDRTGKAGINYWWSYTGGADGARSVLGAVAGSMISVAATAFSITIVALQLAASNFGPRLLRNFMQDTGNQIVLGTFISTFIYCLLILRTIHGEGDGYSQFVPQISVTCGILLAIISIGVLIYFIDHASTIIQASHIIENVSDDLDRAIDRLFPKKIGRSIPFGEEIAEIPEDFDLVASPVKVNRNGYVQAIDDQELLTIARRNNLLLRVESRPGKFIVKDSDLVMVFPGKFVNKKLTKEINDCFILGKERSEQQDIEFPIDQLVEIALRALSPGINDPFTAIRCVDRLGAGLSRLAQKDFPSPYRYDEDHKLRAIAFGATFEGLVNSAFNGIRQYARSDTSVTIRLLEAIENIATYTNNPKYQVVLQRHAEMILRGSQEGLPEELDRQDVQKQYESTIQALKNHTLAERKK; this comes from the coding sequence ATGAAAAATGTCAAATTGGGTAAAGTGTGGGATACGCTCCACTCAAGTTACTGGTTCATTCCGTCAATTATGGCTATACTTACCACTGCGTTGGCATTCATAATGTTAATGCTCGATCGCACAGGTAAAGCGGGTATTAATTATTGGTGGAGCTACACTGGTGGAGCAGATGGAGCGCGATCGGTTTTAGGAGCAGTTGCAGGTTCAATGATTAGCGTTGCTGCTACTGCCTTTTCAATTACAATCGTGGCGCTTCAGTTAGCTGCTTCCAATTTTGGCCCCCGTCTCCTGCGTAATTTCATGCAGGACACTGGCAATCAAATTGTCCTTGGTACATTTATTAGTACGTTTATCTACTGCTTGCTGATACTTCGGACTATTCATGGTGAGGGAGATGGATATAGTCAGTTTGTACCGCAAATTTCGGTTACGTGCGGTATTTTACTGGCAATTATTAGCATCGGAGTTTTGATTTATTTTATCGATCATGCTTCTACAATAATTCAGGCTTCGCACATCATCGAAAACGTTAGTGATGACTTAGATAGAGCCATCGATCGCTTGTTTCCCAAAAAAATCGGGCGTAGTATCCCATTTGGAGAAGAAATTGCAGAAATACCTGAAGATTTTGACTTGGTTGCAAGTCCGGTAAAAGTTAATAGAAATGGTTATGTACAAGCAATTGACGACCAAGAATTGCTAACAATTGCCCGAAGAAACAATCTTTTATTGCGTGTCGAATCTCGACCAGGAAAGTTTATTGTTAAGGACAGTGATTTAGTTATGGTTTTTCCTGGGAAATTTGTTAATAAAAAATTAACCAAAGAAATCAATGATTGCTTTATTTTGGGTAAAGAACGTAGCGAACAGCAAGATATCGAGTTTCCCATCGATCAGTTAGTAGAAATTGCCCTACGTGCGCTTTCTCCAGGAATTAATGATCCATTTACTGCAATTCGCTGTGTTGATAGACTAGGAGCAGGATTGTCCCGTTTAGCCCAAAAAGATTTTCCTTCACCCTACCGCTACGATGAAGATCATAAATTACGTGCGATCGCTTTTGGGGCGACATTTGAGGGATTGGTTAATAGTGCCTTTAATGGAATTCGCCAATATGCACGATCTGATACATCAGTAACCATTCGTTTATTAGAAGCGATCGAGAATATTGCAACTTACACCAACAATCCCAAATACCAAGTAGTTTTACAGCGTCATGCAGAGATGATTTTGCGCGGTAGCCAAGAGGGTTTACCAGAAGAACTAGACCGCCAAGATGTGCAAAAGCAGTATGAAAGTACGATTCAAGCTTTAAAAAATCATACCTTAGCTGAAAGAAAAAAATGA
- a CDS encoding AI-2E family transporter: MRFGQLIGFLALVISLYILWQIRQILLVVFAAVVLATVLNELVSFFQRFRIQRGIAVAISVILLLVVLVGFFALIVPPLVEQLQQFGNIMPMALERLRSWNNWLQNVIPDRLLENIRGLRYITQGLQDWLNQLISNFFNLVSNSLSIILSLLLFVALTIMLLANPSPYRQGFIMLFPAFYRRRVDDILNKCTVSLTGWIKGTLFTMLLIATLSYIGLLIFGVPLPLVNAILAGLLEFIPNVGPTLSVIPPALLALSKEPWKVAAVVALYFGIQQIESLIIVPLIMKTQASLLPAVTLVAVVFFGSFFGFLGLFLAVPLTIVLQVWIKEVLVEDVLNSWQGNDN; the protein is encoded by the coding sequence GTGCGCTTTGGACAACTTATCGGGTTTCTCGCTCTTGTTATATCTCTTTATATTTTGTGGCAAATTAGACAAATACTTTTGGTGGTATTTGCAGCAGTAGTTTTAGCTACAGTCCTAAATGAACTAGTGAGTTTTTTTCAAAGATTTCGCATTCAGCGAGGAATTGCAGTTGCCATATCAGTTATTCTCTTATTGGTCGTTTTGGTCGGTTTTTTTGCTTTGATTGTGCCGCCTCTTGTTGAGCAATTGCAGCAATTTGGTAATATTATGCCTATGGCATTAGAACGGTTGCGATCGTGGAATAATTGGTTACAAAATGTCATTCCCGATCGACTATTAGAAAATATTCGGGGACTTAGGTATATCACTCAAGGTTTACAAGATTGGTTAAATCAGTTAATAAGCAACTTTTTTAACTTGGTTAGTAACTCACTTTCTATTATTTTAAGTTTGTTGCTTTTTGTAGCTCTCACCATCATGTTATTAGCCAATCCCTCGCCTTATCGACAGGGATTTATAATGCTATTTCCTGCCTTTTATCGTCGGCGAGTTGATGACATTCTAAATAAGTGTACAGTCTCATTAACTGGCTGGATAAAAGGCACGCTCTTTACGATGCTGCTCATTGCAACATTGAGCTATATTGGACTGTTGATTTTTGGAGTACCATTGCCATTAGTTAATGCTATTTTGGCAGGATTATTAGAATTTATTCCAAATGTTGGGCCAACCTTGAGCGTGATTCCACCTGCACTGCTAGCATTAAGCAAAGAACCTTGGAAAGTCGCCGCAGTTGTAGCTTTATACTTTGGAATTCAGCAAATTGAAAGTTTAATTATAGTACCTTTAATCATGAAAACCCAAGCATCTTTGTTACCAGCAGTTACATTAGTAGCAGTGGTGTTTTTTGGTAGTTTTTTTGGATTTTTAGGTCTTTTTCTTGCTGTTCCATTAACAATTGTATTGCAAGTTTGGATAAAAGAGGTTTTGGTAGAGGATGTACTCAATAGCTGGCAGGGAAATGACAACTAG
- a CDS encoding AI-2E family transporter: protein MNNPRPQPNEKTFWSKFSTNTLVRFLLFAACSWVLVKVFWYFKDVVFIFTFATILALILNYPVRYLERFLKRGLALGTVIVISLLTIIFLFVFVGNILITQLQQLVGLLLQIITSTNNPINQLQSVLATRNIPINLEAIETQIRNWFVYGMNMILGFLPNFLESYVGFIIIIVIAFFMLTDGEQIWQLILKMIPHNQRDRFATSIQKNFIGFLQGQLLISFILSIATFLVFALLRVPFPFLLAITVGLFDLIPGIGATLGVTLVSLIILVQSGWIVAIKVLIACIVLQQIQDNLLAPRVMQSTVHLNPIVVFFALLIGTKIAGLLGVFLSIPIAGVIVSLLDIEELQDNSKNEN from the coding sequence ATGAATAACCCTCGACCACAGCCAAATGAAAAAACTTTCTGGAGTAAATTTAGTACTAACACACTAGTTCGTTTCTTACTGTTTGCTGCTTGTAGTTGGGTATTAGTAAAAGTTTTTTGGTATTTCAAAGATGTAGTTTTTATATTTACCTTTGCAACAATTTTAGCACTCATTCTTAACTATCCTGTACGCTACCTGGAACGGTTCTTGAAGAGAGGTCTTGCCTTGGGTACAGTCATAGTCATCAGTCTATTAACAATCATTTTTCTATTTGTATTTGTTGGTAATATATTAATTACACAACTCCAACAATTAGTAGGTTTATTATTACAAATTATTACTTCTACCAACAATCCTATTAATCAATTACAAAGCGTATTAGCCACTCGAAATATTCCCATAAATTTAGAGGCAATAGAAACACAAATTCGCAACTGGTTTGTGTATGGCATGAATATGATTTTAGGCTTTTTGCCCAATTTCTTAGAAAGTTATGTTGGATTTATCATTATTATTGTAATTGCCTTTTTTATGCTGACTGATGGAGAGCAAATCTGGCAACTGATTCTTAAGATGATTCCCCATAATCAACGCGATCGCTTTGCAACATCTATTCAAAAGAACTTCATTGGTTTCTTGCAAGGTCAATTGCTAATCTCATTTATTCTGAGTATTGCTACTTTTTTAGTTTTCGCACTTCTTCGTGTTCCATTCCCGTTTTTGCTAGCTATAACTGTGGGACTTTTTGACCTAATTCCTGGTATAGGAGCTACACTAGGAGTTACCTTAGTTTCTCTAATTATCTTAGTACAAAGTGGTTGGATTGTTGCTATTAAAGTATTGATAGCTTGTATAGTCTTGCAACAGATTCAAGATAATTTACTTGCACCTCGTGTAATGCAGAGTACAGTTCATTTAAATCCTATAGTAGTATTTTTTGCTCTTTTGATTGGTACAAAAATAGCTGGATTATTAGGAGTATTCCTTTCTATACCCATTGCTGGAGTTATTGTAAGTTTGTTAGATATTGAGGAATTGCAAGATAATTCAAAAAATGAAAATTAA
- a CDS encoding IS630 family transposase (programmed frameshift), translated as MGARIRVFLTREQDKTLLNLRTADVPQKVKDRAEVVRLNAHGWYVEKIAAHFNWTPQTVREVLHKWEKLGIQGLWEKSGRGGKTKYNEEDIIFLEECLKTEPRTYNSLQLAQKLERDRHIKLSPDRLRRVLKKGVIWKRARKSHKGKQDPIVREKKQADLDMLQLAAAAGEIDLKYLDESGFCAWSEPSYTYYHRGEQKHLEQTQRRGRRLSIIGFFQPLISFIYGLVIGGVSRKSYIEMMELEALDAQNIGRMRVIVQDNGPIHRCQQVQQLWSKWERMGLYIFFLPKYCSQMNPIELEWQHLKKDELAGKMFDDELQLAYAVIDGIQTRGEKGNHSTQRIKFNSNSCG; from the exons ATGGGCGCTCGCATCAGGGTATTTCTAACTCGTGAGCAAGACAAAACCCTTTTAAACCTAAGAACTGCGGATGTACCACAGAAAGTGAAAGACAGAGCAGAGGTAGTCAGGTTAAACGCACATGGCTGGTACGTGGAAAAAATAGCTGCTCATTTCAATTGGACTCCTCAAACGGTAAGAGAAGTTTTACATAAATGGGAAAAGCTTGGTATACAAGGGCTTTGGGAAAAATCGGGTCGAGGGGGTAAAACGAAGTATAACGAAGAAGACATCATATTTTTGGAAGAATGTTTGAAAACAGAACCACGCACATACAACAGTCTTCAATTAGCCCAAAAATTAGAACGCGATCGCCACATTAAACTGAGTCCCGATAGATTAAGACGGGTACTC AAAAAGGGGGTGATTTGGAAAAGAGCCAGAAAGAGTCATAAAGGAAAACAAGACCCCATAGTACGTGAGAAAAAGCAGGCAGACTTAGATATGCTGCAACTAGCTGCTGCTGCCGGAGAAATAGACCTAAAATATTTAGACGAATCAGGGTTTTGTGCCTGGAGTGAGCCTAGTTACACTTATTACCACCGAGGAGAGCAAAAACACTTGGAACAAACCCAGCGTCGTGGTCGCAGATTAAGTATTATTGGGTTTTTTCAACCTTTAATCAGTTTTATTTACGGTTTGGTTATTGGGGGTGTTAGTCGTAAATCTTACATTGAGATGATGGAGCTTGAAGCTCTTGATGCCCAAAACATAGGACGCATGAGAGTAATAGTGCAGGACAACGGTCCAATACATCGATGTCAACAGGTACAACAGTTATGGTCAAAGTGGGAACGGATGGGTTTGTACATCTTCTTTTTGCCTAAATATTGCTCTCAAATGAACCCGATTGAATTGGAATGGCAACACCTTAAAAAAGATGAACTAGCGGGAAAAATGTTTGATGACGAGCTACAACTTGCCTATGCCGTAATTGATGGTATTCAAACTAGAGGGGAAAAAGGAAACCATAGTACACAACGTATTAAATTTAACTCTAATAGCTGTGGTTAA
- a CDS encoding response regulator, which produces MGSFGVPKGSLLANEIEDVFQNQKYISQAKCFYLDKLLIKLQRELEKTPVEQIQNLLLIISSDRQVVEELIKEAENQELQVKIATNLTTARNIIPSLNPDVVLLDLDIDKDSLKLLRELSQRSPLPEIPVLVFTERNNFSDACGGLRLRVEVARAGGRAFLQKSMPPSQILESVSQILQQTCITEARVMVVDDDSQTLTFIQQSLEPLGLTLKTLEDSRYFWDNLTEFSPDLLILDVEMPHINGIEICQVVRNDPYCKSLPVLFLVDNLDADIVEQIFAIGADDCINKTAKNSQLITRVLNRLKRT; this is translated from the coding sequence TTGGGTAGTTTTGGCGTTCCCAAAGGCTCGTTATTAGCTAATGAAATAGAAGATGTATTTCAAAATCAAAAATATATTAGCCAAGCTAAATGTTTTTATTTAGATAAGCTTTTGATTAAGTTGCAACGAGAGCTAGAAAAAACCCCAGTTGAACAAATACAAAACTTACTATTAATAATTAGCAGCGATCGCCAAGTAGTAGAAGAGTTGATAAAGGAAGCTGAAAATCAGGAACTACAAGTTAAAATTGCTACTAATCTCACTACAGCCAGAAATATAATTCCATCTTTAAATCCCGATGTGGTGCTACTGGATCTTGATATTGACAAAGATAGCTTGAAGTTATTAAGAGAATTATCCCAGCGATCGCCACTGCCAGAAATACCAGTGTTAGTTTTTACAGAGCGAAATAATTTTAGCGATGCCTGCGGCGGGCTTCGCCTACGCGTTGAGGTTGCACGAGCTGGCGGACGTGCTTTTTTACAAAAATCTATGCCTCCTAGCCAAATTTTGGAGTCAGTCAGTCAAATATTACAACAAACTTGTATTACCGAAGCGAGAGTAATGGTTGTAGACGACGATTCACAGACATTAACTTTTATACAACAATCTTTAGAACCATTAGGACTGACTCTAAAAACTCTTGAAGACTCACGATATTTTTGGGATAATCTGACAGAATTTTCTCCAGATTTGCTAATTTTAGATGTGGAAATGCCTCATATCAATGGCATTGAAATTTGTCAGGTAGTACGTAACGATCCATACTGTAAATCTCTACCAGTGCTGTTTCTGGTTGATAATTTAGACGCAGATATTGTTGAGCAAATATTTGCGATCGGTGCTGATGATTGTATAAACAAAACTGCTAAAAACTCACAACTAATTACTCGTGTATTGAACCGTCTCAAACGAACATAA
- a CDS encoding IS4 family transposase has product MKILETNPYSCCDFGDKRLTRRAVSIAECLFVKYGQPLSKIFKSASDLKRGYEFFANPKTTFEKLTKPCFKQTAIEINGLPVVLAVGDTTFLDYKKILDKRDDYGPTGNGGNGLILHSSLALDPDFGQPLGLLWEKLWHREKKASPLPGETPSNKKQRLKKEQKIKRNKAFKEKESYRWVEAFSKIEKLFKGLETTVNGLLSRIIHVFDREGDIAEVFSRVRKTKNTGVVVRAAHNRCLESENSHLWEYVTSQPVQFVTTVELSETKKRSARTATLEVRFCPVSISPPKRLKLEGSFNVYAVYAREIDVPENCEPVEWMLLTTESVTTQQLAAQILRWYTYRWRVEEYHKILKSGCQAESYRLAGESMSTMLGFLTVIAAQLLRMTYLHRTSPQSSATEVLTKIQMDVLLASTPPLLKKDVEFTIDWAIRAIARLGGYLEHRKNSAIGIQVLWRGWLELETLCQGWLLHDRLYS; this is encoded by the coding sequence ATGAAAATATTAGAAACAAATCCGTACTCTTGTTGTGACTTTGGGGACAAACGCCTAACTCGAAGAGCGGTATCGATTGCCGAGTGTTTATTTGTAAAATATGGTCAACCGTTGTCCAAAATCTTTAAAAGTGCTAGCGACTTGAAACGCGGGTACGAATTTTTCGCCAATCCAAAAACAACGTTTGAAAAGTTGACTAAACCTTGCTTTAAACAAACAGCAATCGAAATAAACGGCTTACCAGTGGTGCTTGCTGTAGGCGATACAACTTTTCTTGATTACAAGAAAATATTGGATAAGCGTGATGATTATGGTCCTACAGGTAACGGTGGGAATGGGCTAATTTTACACAGTTCTTTAGCATTAGATCCGGACTTTGGTCAACCATTGGGGCTGTTGTGGGAGAAGCTATGGCATCGAGAGAAAAAAGCTTCACCACTACCGGGAGAAACACCCTCAAACAAGAAACAGCGATTAAAAAAAGAGCAAAAAATCAAGAGAAATAAGGCATTTAAGGAGAAAGAGTCTTATAGATGGGTTGAAGCTTTCTCAAAGATAGAAAAACTGTTTAAGGGTCTAGAAACAACCGTTAATGGTCTGTTATCTAGAATAATTCATGTTTTTGACCGAGAAGGTGATATTGCTGAGGTGTTTAGCCGAGTACGTAAAACTAAAAACACAGGTGTAGTTGTCAGAGCCGCTCACAATCGGTGTTTAGAATCTGAGAATTCTCATTTATGGGAGTACGTCACATCCCAGCCAGTACAGTTTGTCACCACGGTTGAACTATCTGAAACTAAAAAACGGAGTGCAAGAACTGCAACTTTAGAGGTTAGGTTTTGTCCGGTATCAATAAGTCCTCCAAAGCGATTAAAGTTAGAAGGCAGTTTCAATGTTTACGCGGTTTATGCACGCGAAATTGACGTACCAGAAAATTGTGAACCAGTAGAGTGGATGTTACTAACTACTGAGTCAGTAACTACACAACAATTAGCCGCTCAAATTCTCCGTTGGTATACGTATCGTTGGCGAGTTGAAGAGTATCACAAGATTCTCAAATCCGGTTGCCAAGCCGAAAGCTATCGGTTGGCTGGTGAGAGTATGTCAACTATGCTGGGTTTTTTGACTGTAATTGCTGCCCAACTATTAAGAATGACTTATTTGCACCGAACTTCTCCTCAAAGTTCCGCAACAGAGGTGTTAACAAAAATACAGATGGACGTGCTACTTGCAAGTACCCCACCATTACTAAAAAAAGACGTAGAATTTACGATTGATTGGGCGATTAGAGCAATTGCACGCTTGGGAGGATACTTAGAACATAGGAAAAACAGTGCAATTGGGATACAAGTTTTATGGAGGGGTTGGCTGGAGTTAGAAACTTTGTGCCAAGGTTGGCTGCTACACGATAGATTATATTCTTAA
- a CDS encoding Uma2 family endonuclease, which yields MTQTQTQTEPKLYTFDEFIEWYPENSRLCYELHKGVIIEMPPPTGKHEGVVGFLAAQITFQFLLRGLPYRIPKTAFVKTPGNESAYSPDILVLNYDNVVNELLWDKQSTVSLPASVPLVVEVVSTNWRDDYYDKFGDYVRVASRREEMGIPEYWIVDYAALGGRKFIGNPNHITIFVCELIDGEYQMTPFRGTDRIVSSAFPQLNLTAQQIFDSVL from the coding sequence ATGACCCAAACCCAAACACAAACCGAACCAAAATTATATACCTTTGATGAATTTATCGAATGGTATCCAGAAAACTCACGCTTATGCTACGAGCTACACAAAGGAGTGATAATCGAAATGCCCCCACCAACAGGCAAACATGAAGGTGTTGTCGGATTTTTAGCCGCACAAATAACTTTTCAATTTTTGCTCCGGGGACTACCGTACCGCATTCCCAAAACTGCGTTTGTAAAAACACCCGGTAATGAGTCTGCCTATTCCCCTGATATTTTGGTACTAAATTACGACAATGTTGTAAATGAACTTTTGTGGGATAAGCAATCAACCGTATCTTTACCCGCGTCCGTTCCCTTAGTGGTCGAAGTCGTTTCAACCAACTGGCGTGATGATTATTACGATAAATTCGGGGATTATGTTCGCGTAGCGTCTCGAAGAGAAGAAATGGGCATTCCAGAATACTGGATTGTGGATTATGCCGCGTTGGGCGGGCGTAAATTTATCGGCAATCCCAATCATATTACAATTTTTGTGTGCGAATTAATTGATGGCGAATATCAAATGACCCCGTTTAGGGGAACTGACCGTATCGTATCGTCTGCTTTTCCACAGTTAAACTTGACCGCGCAACAGATTTTTGATTCGGTATTGTAG